In Bdellovibrionales bacterium, one genomic interval encodes:
- the uvrC gene encoding excinuclease ABC subunit UvrC, translating to MGVKDDLERIEGLKTLVGQFPLSPGVYLMKNNDGKIIYVGKAKELRHRVRNYLQKGPHTAKTQVLVRNIFHIEYILTKTEAEAFLLEASLIKKHRPRYNIRLKDDKSYPYIRLDYTHDFPRFYLARKVKRDGSSYFGPYTSGYIVRETINFLNQVYKIRDCTDHFFKTRKRPCMTYEIGRCTGPCVDLVDKADYSAQVKGARTFFKNKNARLIKDLESSMTSLADDEKFEQAARLRDSISAIRKVLEKQSVINANSELDQDVFSYFGDHRGTLICSVHIRQGLVIGQRGHFFPLLDSSSSEEDPRDWLLDYINQYYEENVVPDEVLLPLDIGNDLRKLLKDVLKLYSDKSPEIIFPTNENGRNLLEMAQQNAEKQFLNHVTKSENKKLALEMIQDKLHLPRYPRRIECYDISNFQGQETVASQVVFEDGVPNKDQYRRYKIKTVEGSNDFLSMKEVLSRRLTHDEWEEPDLIVVDGGKGQLRFAMQALKDLNKTHIPIVGLAKERTKGQFTDEEVTKTFERFYLPNRTNPVIFSESTEAYRILVSLRDEAHRFAITYHRLLREKAFFDEK from the coding sequence ATGGGAGTCAAAGACGACTTAGAAAGAATTGAAGGCCTTAAAACCTTAGTGGGACAATTCCCGCTCAGTCCCGGCGTTTATTTGATGAAAAATAACGACGGCAAGATCATCTATGTCGGAAAAGCCAAGGAATTACGGCATCGGGTTCGCAATTATCTTCAGAAAGGTCCCCACACCGCTAAGACTCAGGTTTTGGTACGAAATATTTTCCATATCGAGTACATTTTAACAAAAACGGAAGCGGAAGCCTTTCTGCTCGAAGCTTCGCTGATCAAAAAGCACCGTCCTCGTTATAATATTCGTCTTAAAGACGACAAATCCTACCCTTATATCCGTCTGGATTACACTCATGACTTTCCTCGCTTTTACCTGGCGAGAAAGGTCAAACGAGATGGCTCCTCCTATTTTGGACCGTACACTTCTGGCTACATCGTGCGCGAAACGATCAACTTCCTCAATCAGGTCTATAAAATTAGGGACTGCACCGACCATTTTTTTAAAACACGCAAACGTCCCTGCATGACGTATGAGATCGGACGCTGCACAGGTCCTTGCGTGGATCTTGTCGACAAGGCCGACTATAGCGCCCAGGTGAAAGGGGCCCGTACCTTTTTTAAAAATAAGAACGCACGACTGATCAAGGATTTAGAAAGTTCAATGACATCTCTGGCCGATGACGAAAAGTTCGAACAGGCCGCCCGACTGCGCGATAGCATTTCGGCGATCCGCAAAGTTCTCGAAAAGCAATCCGTCATCAACGCGAATTCGGAACTGGATCAAGACGTGTTCAGTTATTTCGGAGACCACCGCGGAACTCTCATCTGCTCGGTCCACATTCGACAAGGATTGGTCATCGGTCAACGTGGCCACTTCTTCCCGCTTCTTGATAGTTCTTCGAGCGAAGAGGATCCGAGAGATTGGTTGTTAGATTACATTAACCAGTATTACGAAGAAAACGTCGTTCCCGACGAAGTTCTCCTCCCTCTCGATATCGGAAATGATCTGCGGAAACTTTTAAAAGACGTTCTTAAGCTCTATTCGGATAAGAGCCCCGAGATTATTTTCCCGACCAACGAGAACGGCCGAAATTTATTAGAGATGGCCCAGCAGAATGCCGAAAAGCAGTTTCTCAACCATGTGACGAAGTCGGAGAACAAGAAACTGGCACTGGAAATGATTCAGGACAAACTCCACTTACCAAGATATCCACGCCGTATAGAGTGCTATGATATTTCAAACTTCCAGGGACAAGAGACGGTCGCCTCGCAGGTTGTTTTTGAAGATGGCGTCCCCAACAAAGATCAATATCGTCGCTATAAGATTAAAACTGTCGAAGGATCCAATGATTTCTTATCGATGAAAGAAGTGCTCTCCCGTCGCCTGACCCACGATGAGTGGGAAGAACCGGATCTCATCGTCGTTGACGGCGGCAAAGGTCAATTGCGTTTCGCGATGCAGGCTTTAAAAGATTTAAACAAAACTCATATACCCATTGTCGGATTAGCTAAAGAACGAACCAAGGGTCAGTTCACCGATGAAGAAGTCACAAAAACTTTCGAAAGGTTTTATCTTCCCAATCGAACCAACCCGGTGATTTTTTCGGAAAGCACCGAGGCCTACAGAATTCTTGTCAGCCTAAGGGATGAGGCCCATCGCTTTGCGATCACCTACCATCGCCTTTTAAGAGAAAAGGCTTTCTTCGACGAAAAGTAA
- a CDS encoding RNA pseudouridine synthase, which produces MIPTIFENDHVIIVDKPAMWLSTPGRDPKTDERPVLGLRLQEQLKTQIFPIHRLDLEVTGIIMYGKTAEFHKTANSLFEQRKIQKTYQALTPLTPFKVGQSYVWKSSLLRGKKRAYEAPYGKPAETHAQILAQKNRTQDWRLNPITGRAHQLRYEMFKHNAPIHGDALYGSEISWNEGIALRAVTLDLPEQFAADWGLLQQYTVDPLKY; this is translated from the coding sequence TTGATTCCTACAATTTTCGAGAATGACCATGTCATCATCGTGGATAAACCCGCCATGTGGTTGTCCACGCCCGGTCGCGATCCCAAAACCGATGAGCGCCCTGTCCTTGGGCTCAGGCTGCAAGAGCAACTAAAAACTCAAATTTTTCCCATTCACCGTCTAGATCTCGAAGTCACCGGAATCATCATGTACGGAAAAACTGCAGAGTTTCATAAAACCGCCAACAGTCTATTCGAACAGAGGAAAATACAAAAAACGTATCAAGCCCTGACTCCCCTAACTCCGTTTAAAGTGGGCCAAAGCTACGTTTGGAAGTCCTCGCTTCTGCGCGGAAAGAAGCGGGCCTACGAAGCCCCTTACGGAAAACCTGCAGAGACCCATGCACAAATTCTTGCGCAGAAAAATAGAACTCAGGATTGGCGTTTAAATCCCATCACGGGACGAGCTCATCAACTTCGATACGAAATGTTCAAGCACAATGCCCCGATTCACGGGGATGCTTTATATGGTTCGGAAATTTCCTGGAATGAGGGCATCGCTTTAAGAGCCGTAACTTTAGATCTTCCCGAACAGTTCGCCGCCGATTGGGGCCTACTTCAGCAATACACTGTGGATCCCCTCAAATATTAG